In Desulfuromonadales bacterium, the genomic stretch CAGGCGCCGTTCCTGCGCGGAAAGCTGGATCGGTTTACCGGTGGTGAAGCCGGCCAGCATCTCCGACACTCTGGCCTCGCCGGTGGTCTCAAGATGACCGCTCATCTGTACGGTCTGGCGTCCCAGCGGAGGTTGTCCCGTGGCGGCAGGAGGAGGGCCACCGGCAAGAAGCCAGTCAAAGGAGACGCCGCCGATCTCGACGATGCGGCCCAGACTCTCCGGTGACGGAAATTTGCTCCCGGATTCGTAGGCCGAGACTGCGCTAGGGACCACCCCGAGAAGCTCGCCGAACTTCCGCTGGGTCATGTTCAGGCGCCGGCGGATTTCCCTGAACCGCTTGCCGATCTCCACTTTATCGAGGTTCATGGACCGTATTTAAAATCGTCTTCCCACCATTGTCAAACAATTCCACCGATAGAGAAGTCGAAAAATGCACTAATGGTGATTTCGTGTCTTGACTTCACTTATGGAGAAGCATAAATTTACCAATAGTGAAGGTGGGCATGTGCATTGGCTGCCACATCTGGGTGTTACGAAGACGCAGGGAACATGGGAGGGAGGGTGATGTAAGGATGGAGGGGGCGGAATGCAGAAATATTTGCACCCCGGGGGCGGGACAGAAAGGCCCCCTGCCGGGGGGTGGGAAGCCAGGGGAAAGGTGGCCGGTGGCGGCCGAACTCATCGAGGCCAGCCCGACCGGGATCATGTTGACTGATCTTGACGCCGCCATTGTGGCGGTCAACCCGGCTTTCTCCCGGATTACCGGCTTCGCTGCCGAAGAGGTCGTGGGGAAGACCCCGCGTATGCTTGCATCGGGACGGCACCGGCCCGGTTTCTATCGCAGGATGTGGCGGACTCTCGCCGCGACAGGCAGGTGGCAGGGAGAGGTCTGGAATCGGCGCAAGAACGACCAGGTCTACCCTCAATGGCTGAGCATCTTTGCCCTGCGGGACAGCCAGGGGAGCGTCGTCCGGTATGCGGCCATGTTTACCGATATTACTACCCGCAAGTACGCCGAAGGACAACTTCGCCGACTGGCCACCCACGACGGGCTGACCGGGTTGCCCAACCGGGCGTTGGCTCTGGACCGGATCGCCCAGGCGCTCGCCCGGGCCAGGCGCAACCGGACGGGAGTTGCGGTTCTG encodes the following:
- a CDS encoding helix-turn-helix domain-containing protein → MNLDKVEIGKRFREIRRRLNMTQRKFGELLGVVPSAVSAYESGSKFPSPESLGRIVEIGGVSFDWLLAGGPPPAATGQPPLGRQTVQMSGHLETTGEARVSEMLAGFTTGKPIQLSAQERRLLLQFRLLPAERQEKLIEDIELINVGLQRRTSGWGGSENEG
- a CDS encoding diguanylate cyclase, translating into MAAELIEASPTGIMLTDLDAAIVAVNPAFSRITGFAAEEVVGKTPRMLASGRHRPGFYRRMWRTLAATGRWQGEVWNRRKNDQVYPQWLSIFALRDSQGSVVRYAAMFTDITTRKYAEGQLRRLATHDGLTGLPNRALALDRIAQALARARRNRTGVAVLFLDLDLFKQINDAWGHEAGDSVLKEVARRLKACVRRSDTVARLGGDEFLLVLSEAVERRVAEAVAAKVVRSLSRPIAVGESGCSIGVSIGISFYPQDGREAKELIRAADAAMYADKQR